The Henckelia pumila isolate YLH828 chromosome 2, ASM3356847v2, whole genome shotgun sequence genome includes a window with the following:
- the LOC140877237 gene encoding agamous-like MADS-box protein AGL80, which produces MARKKITLAYLNNQSERKASFKKRKKGMMKKVEELSTLCGVDACAVTYSEFQPQPEVWPSPPEARRILNRFMEMPDMEKSRFAENQMSFTRQRIEKARNKLRRLQRENKRKELTIFMFQCMEGNANIGDFDVRDTGEMNVVINEVLTEITERMERLKATSSAAGEGSAAAAMRTKEVAGFLEETENPAVGFSYWNMLMSPMDEGVADLRWDINPHADSAPGSSRPRSH; this is translated from the exons atggCAAGAAAGAAAATAACACTTGCTTACTTAAACAATCAATCAGAAAGAAAGGCTTCCTTCAAGAAAAGGAAGAAAGGGATGATGAAGAAGGTGGAAGAGTTGAGCACTCTTTGCGGGGTCGATGCATGCGCAGTCACTTACAGTGAGTTTCAGCCTCAGCCGGAGGTTTGGCCGTCTCCGCCGGAGGCTCGCCGCATTCTGAACCGTTTCATGGAGATGCCGGACATGGAAAAATCCCGGTTTGCGGAGAACCAGATGAGCTTCACGCGCCAACGCATCGAGAAAGCAAGGAACAAGCTCCGCCGTCTTCAGAGGGAAAACAAGCGCAAGGAGCTTACCATATTCATGTTTCAGTGCATGGAAG GCAATGCGAATATCGGAGATTTCGACGTCCGGGATACGGGTGAAATGAATGTGGTGATAAACGAGGTACTAACGGAGATCACAGAGAGGATGGAGAGACTGAAAGCAACGTCATCCGCAGCTGGTGAAGGCTCGGCGGCGGCGGCGATGAGGACGAAAGAGGTGGCGGGTTTTTTGGAGGAGACTGAGAATCCTGCAGTAGGTTTTTCGTACTGGAATATGTTGATGAGTCCCATGGACGAAGGTGTTGCTGATCTCCGGTGGGATATTAATCCACATGCAGACTCTGCTCCTGGATCGTCTAGACCTAGATCCCATTAA